One window from the genome of Lonchura striata isolate bLonStr1 chromosome 24, bLonStr1.mat, whole genome shotgun sequence encodes:
- the FAM43B gene encoding protein FAM43B — protein sequence MLPWRRSKFVLVENERKCKGKSLGPGLSYAALLAGFLRSCPDLLPQCPLERLGSVFRGKRQKVELNKEDPTYTVRYLGNAVTLHAKGEGCTEEAVGKIWAKSEAGAGGAKMTLTLGPHGIRMTPCEKGARRPGHAYLLHRITYCAADRRHPKVFAWVYRHQVKNKAVVLRCHAVLVSKADKARAMALLLYQTSASAFNEFKRLKRQSDFRHVQQQLLGDAIVPLVPLRRLLNAKCPYRPPAERARCAPRLSSILEEEEEEAFGAGTALGDAERAAVLRLASDMRGCSLRGPRAAVC from the coding sequence atGCTGCCCTGGCGCCGGAGCAAGTTCGTGCTGGTGGAAAATGAACGTAAGTGCAAAGGCAAGAGCCTGGGGCCGGGGCTGAGCTACGCGGCGCTGCTGGCCGGCTTCCTCCGCTCCTGCCCGGacctgctgccccagtgcccgcTGGAGCGCCTGGGCAGCGTCTTCCGCGGGAAGCGCCAGAAAGTGGAGCTGAACAAGGAGGACCCGACGTACACGGTGAGGTACCTGGGCAACGCCGTCACCCTGCACGCCAAGGGCGAGGGCTGCACCGAGGAGGCGGTGGGCAAGATCTGGGCCAAGAGCGAGGCGGGCGCCGGCGGGGCCAAGATGACGCTGACGCTGGGCCCCCACGGCATCCGCATGACGCCCTGCGAGAAGGGGGCCCGCCGGCCGGGCCACGCGTACCTGCTGCACCGCATCACCTACTGCGCCGCCGACCGCCGGCACCCCAAGGTGTTCGCCTGGGTGTACCGGCACCAGGTGAAGAACAAGGCGGTGGTGCTGCGCTGCCACGCCGTGCTGGTCTCCAAGGCCGACAAGGCGCGCGCCATGGCCCTGCTGCTCTACCAGACCTCGGCCTCCGCCTTCAACGAGTTCAAGCGCCTCAAGAGACAGAGCGATTTCCGCCacgtgcagcagcagctcctgggcgaCGCCATCGTGCCCTTGGTGCCCCTCCGCAGGCTGCTCAACGCCAAGTGTCCCTACCGCCCGCCGGCCGAGCGCGCCCGCTGCGCCCCTCGGCTCAGCTCCatcctggaggaggaggaggaggaggcctTCGGCGCCGGCACGGCCCTGGGGGACGCCGAGCGAGCGGCCGTGCTGCGGCTGGCCAGCGACATGAGGGGCTGCAGCCTGCgcgggccccgcgccgccgtGTGCTGA
- the CDA gene encoding LOW QUALITY PROTEIN: cytidine deaminase (The sequence of the model RefSeq protein was modified relative to this genomic sequence to represent the inferred CDS: inserted 2 bases in 2 codons) — translation MWESLKTVLLGPGLSLRMLPGVQLRAGALSRRXRPAYFPGEEIFNRGVSGQGRRXAGMEGGGQHPIPAVPPGQPQGDHLQLLLRRSREAKNCAYCPYSQFPVGAALLTAGGEIFSGCNVENACYSLGMCAERAAIQKAISEGHTSFKAMAIASDMGDHFITPCGACRQVMREFGTDWDVYLTKADGTYIVKRLEELLPLSFGPEDLKKV, via the exons ATGTGGGAATCCCTGAAGACGGTGCTTTTGGGgccagggctgtccctgagGATGCTTCCCGGAGTTCAGCTGCGTGCCGGGGCGTTATCCCGGC CCCGGCCAGCCTATTTTCCAGGCGAGGAAATATTTAACCGCGGCGTCAGCGGGCAGGGCAGGC CTGCAGGAATGGAGGGAGGCGGGCAGCACCCgatccctgctgtcccccccGGCCAGCCGCAGGGTGACcatctccagctcctgctgcgcCGCAGCCGGGAGGCCAAAAACTGCGCCTATTGCCCCTACAGCCAGTTCCCGGTGGGAGCTGCACTGCTCACCGCCGGCGGGGAGATCTTCTCGG ggtgCAACGTGGAGAATGCCTGCTACAGCCTGGGGATGTGCGCCGAGCGTGCTGCCATCCAAAAAGCCATCTCCGAGGGGCACACCAGCTTCAAGGCCATGGCCATCGCCAG TGACATGGGGGACCACTTCATCACACCCTGTGGCGCCTGCAGACAAGTGATGAGAGAG tTTGGCACAGACTGGGATGTCTACCTGACCAAAGCAGATGGCACCTACATTGTCaagaggctggaggagctgctgccactcTCCTTTGGCCCTGAGGACCTGAAGAAGGTCTGA